A section of the Drosophila subobscura isolate 14011-0131.10 chromosome A, UCBerk_Dsub_1.0, whole genome shotgun sequence genome encodes:
- the LOC117889907 gene encoding B-cell CLL/lymphoma 7 protein family member A, with protein sequence MSRSVRAETRSRAKDDIKRVMQAVDKVRHWEKKWVTISDTTMKIYKWVPIACTSEKKSKLQPLSTKLSDKENSQKGTPTPPQITPSYGGLTAEDSNTCFSVVSDSQGADFVSSMPFSEDSNSQGSDGPVKRLKTSD encoded by the exons ATGTCGCGTAGCGTGCGGGCGGAGACGCGCAGCCGGGCCAAGGATGACATCAAGCGGGTGATGCAGGCCGTGGACAAGGTGCGGCACTGGGAGAAAAAGTGGGTGACCATCAGCGACACGACCATGAAGATCTACAAATGGGTGCCCATTGCCTGCACCAGCGAAAAGAAGTCCAAGCTGCAGCCGCTGAGCACGAAGCTGAGCGACAAGGAGAACTCGCAGAAGGGCACGCCCACTCCGCCACAGATAACGCCCAGCTATGGGGGCCTCACCGCTGAGGACTCCAATACCT GTTTCTCTGTGGTGTCGGATAGCCAGGGAGCGGACTTTGTCTCCAGCATGCCCTTCTCGGAGGACTCCAACTCGCAGGGCAGCGACGGGCCCGTCAAGCGCCTGAAAACGAGCGACTAG